Genomic window (Chryseobacterium bernardetii):
AAACAGTAAGGTTGAATGGAAAGGATACAAAGTATTTAAATCTGAAAATACAAGCCATTTCGGAACTATCAGGTTTGAAAGCGGAGATGTAACGGTGAAGGACGGAAAACTGGAAAGCGGTAAATTTGTTGCTGATATGAATTCCCTGACCTCTGTAGACTTGAAAGACAGTCCGGAAGATATGGGTAAATTAAACGGTCATCTTAAGAGTGGTGATTTCTTCGAAGTAGAAAAATTCCCGACAGCTTCTTATGAAATTACAAAAGTTACTCCTGCTACAGAAGGTGATTATAATACTCTTTTGGATGGTAATTTAACGATCAAAGGAATTACAAAACCAGTTCAGTTTAAAGCCAATGTTTCTGTGAAAGACGGAGAAGTGAGTGTAGCTACTGAGCCTAAGGATATCAAAAGAGAAGAGTTTGGCGTGAAGTTCCAGGCTCCTGCTGAAAACGGAGTGATTAAAGACGAGGTAACTCTTCAGATCAACGTTAAAGCTTTAGAAAAGAAATAATTTTTTTATTTAAGTGAAATAAGTGATTGAAGTCTGCCTCCCGAAAAAGAGGCAGATTTTTTTATGATGGACTTATTATTCAACTTAAAAGTCGTATTTTTGCAAAACATTTTGAAAGGGTAAAATAATGATAGAAAAGATAGAAGAACTACTGATCGAAGTAAACGGCTTCAATGCTACCTCTAAGGAAGAGATAGAAAACTTCCGTATCAAGTACAACGGTAAAAAAGGAGTTCTGAATGATTTTTTTGAAAAATTTAAAGAAGTTCCTAACGACCAGAAGAAAGAATTCGGGCAGAAGATCAATACTTTGAAGCAAGCAGTTGCCGTGAAATTGGAAGACTTGAAAAGTGCTTCCGCAGCTTCTGTTGTAGTAGAAAAAGAAGATCTTACTAGACCTGCGTTTCCATTGGAACTGGGATCAAGACATCCTATCAACCTGGTTAAAAACAGAATTATTGAAATCTTTAAATCAATTGGATTTGCTGTAGCAGATGGTCCAGAGATTGAAGATGACTGGCATAACTTCACCGCATTGAACCTTCCGGAATATCACCCGGCAAGAGATATGCAGGATACTTTCTTTATTGAGCAAAATCCGGATATTCTTTTGAGAACGCATACTTCTTCTGTACAAACCCGTTATATGGAAGAAAACCAGCCTCCAATCAGAATTTTATCTCCGGGAAGAGTATTCAGAAATGAAGCTATCTCTTCACGTTCTCACTGTATCTTCCACCAGATTGAGGGATTATATATTGACGAGAACGTAAGCTTTGCAGATTTAAAGCAAACGATCCAGTTCTTTACCACTGAACTTTTTGGAAAATCTAAGATCAGAATGAGACCTTCTTATTTCCCGTTCACTGAGCCAAGCGCTGAGATTGATGTATATTGGGGATTAAACTCTGAAACTGACTACAGAATTACAAAAGGAACAGGCTGGTTAGAAATCATGGGTTGTGGAATGGTAGATCCTGCCGTGCTGAAAAATGTGAATATTGATTCTGAGAAATATTCAGGATATGCATTCGGAATGGGTATTGAAAGAATTACAATGCTTCTTTACCAAATGAGTGATATCAGAATGTTCTTCGAAAATGATATTAGAACCTTGGAACAATTCAAGACACTATAAAAATAAACCTCCGGAGCTCCGGAGGTTTTTGTTTTTAATTACTGACCTAAGAAACAAAACGTAATTAAAAACTGATCTTATTGAAAAATTTACACGTGTCTGTTTCTTATGCTCATACTCCAGTTCGGATCCACTAAGTATCTCAAAGAAGTATTGACATGCTGCAGCTCTTTGTCTGCCTATATAATTAAGACAATCCGTATCCGGGATCTGTTACATTCAAAATAAAAATGCCTGTAAAAAATTACAGGCATGATACATTAAAAAATGGTTATAGGCTTACTTGGTAAACTTTAAAGGGTATTTCACGTTCTTATAATCGTCAATACTAGCCTTCAGAGAACCTACGGCCAACTCAGCTTTTAAAAGCATAGGAATATGGTTAGCATCGTTAGAAACCCACATTGTTACCCCTTCTTTTTCCTTGAATACTCTGCCGCTTTTTACAGACGGAATAATTTTTAAACAATTAATAGTACCGAATTTTGTTTTTAAATTTTCAGTGCCTGTAACTCTAAGCTGAAAAGGGAACATTTCATCATCAATCCATACATTCATATTGATAACAGTTCCTACCTTCAGTTCCTCAGGACTTTTACTCCTTAAATAGTAGAAACATGAAAGCATGTCCTGAACCCCTTTTACAGACTTGATGACTTTGGAACCATTAGCTGGCGTCTTCTTATCAGTTAAAATCAGAGTGTTATTATCGTGATTAA
Coding sequences:
- a CDS encoding YceI family protein; the encoded protein is MRKKLFSLAIPALFIAAVMVSCKKDKPLTSESNEVTTTKDGNQYTLDTLNSKVEWKGYKVFKSENTSHFGTIRFESGDVTVKDGKLESGKFVADMNSLTSVDLKDSPEDMGKLNGHLKSGDFFEVEKFPTASYEITKVTPATEGDYNTLLDGNLTIKGITKPVQFKANVSVKDGEVSVATEPKDIKREEFGVKFQAPAENGVIKDEVTLQINVKALEKK
- the pheS gene encoding phenylalanine--tRNA ligase subunit alpha is translated as MIEKIEELLIEVNGFNATSKEEIENFRIKYNGKKGVLNDFFEKFKEVPNDQKKEFGQKINTLKQAVAVKLEDLKSASAASVVVEKEDLTRPAFPLELGSRHPINLVKNRIIEIFKSIGFAVADGPEIEDDWHNFTALNLPEYHPARDMQDTFFIEQNPDILLRTHTSSVQTRYMEENQPPIRILSPGRVFRNEAISSRSHCIFHQIEGLYIDENVSFADLKQTIQFFTTELFGKSKIRMRPSYFPFTEPSAEIDVYWGLNSETDYRITKGTGWLEIMGCGMVDPAVLKNVNIDSEKYSGYAFGMGIERITMLLYQMSDIRMFFENDIRTLEQFKTL
- a CDS encoding DUF3108 domain-containing protein — encoded protein: MKKILNFFAVFIFFLGSAQIDNIADGESITLRIHYGFLNAGTANLTTKKTTYKGAPHLYVKGTGQTTGAVKAFFKVEDLYESFIDSASGLPSYYVRNVREGGYRQHFETAFNHDNNTLILTDKKTPANGSKVIKSVKGVQDMLSCFYYLRSKSPEELKVGTVINMNVWIDDEMFPFQLRVTGTENLKTKFGTINCLKIIPSVKSGRVFKEKEGVTMWVSNDANHIPMLLKAELAVGSLKASIDDYKNVKYPLKFTK